From Dermochelys coriacea isolate rDerCor1 chromosome 8, rDerCor1.pri.v4, whole genome shotgun sequence, the proteins below share one genomic window:
- the DIPK1A gene encoding divergent protein kinase domain 1A isoform X1, with product MARRVFPGAWLRKPFYAQVRFSYMRMKYLFISWLAVFIGSWIIYVQYSTYTELCRGHDCKKIICDKYKTGVIDGSACSSLCAKETLYFGKCLSTKPNNQMYLGIWGNLQGVIKCQMEETIHLDLGTEPEPKKEIVLFDKPTRGTTVQKFKEMVYGLLKRKMGEQGNLSELVNLILSVADGNKDGRVSLPEAKSAWALLQLNEFLLMVILQDKEHTPKLMGFCGDLYVMERVEYTSLYGISLPWILELFIPSSFRRSMDQWFTPSWPRKAKIAIGLLEFVEDIFHGPYGNFLMCDTSAKNLGYNDKYDLKMVDMRKIVPEINLKELIKNRHCESDLDCVYGTDCRTLCDQSKMKCATEIIQPNLAKVCQLLKDYLLCGAPSEIREELEKQLYSCIALKVTANQMEMEHSLILNNLKTLLWKKISHTNDS from the exons ATGGCGAGGAGGGTCTTCCCGGGGGCCTGGCTCAGGAAACCCTTCTACGCTCAG GTCCGCTTCTCATATATGCGAATGAAGTATCTCTTCATCTCTTGGTTAGCAGTATTTATTGGCAGTTGGATTATATATGTTCAGTACTCCACTTACACAGAGCTATGCAGAGGTCATGACTGTAAGAAAATAATA TGTGATAAATATAAGACTGGAGTTATTGATGGATCAGCTTGTAGTAGTCTTTGCGCTAAAGAAACTCTGTATTTTGGAAAATGTTTGTCAACAAAACCCAATAACCAG ATGTATTTAGGAATCTGGGGTAATCTACAAGGTGTTATAAAATGCCAGATGGAAGAAACTATTCATCTTGATCTTGGAACTGAACcagaaccaaaaaaagaaatagttctGTTTGATAAACCAACTAGAGGAACTACTGTTCAGAAATTCAAAGAAATGGTATATGGTCTTTTAAAA AGAAAGATGGGTGAACAGGGAAATCTTTCTGAACTGGTTAATCTCATCCTGTCAGTTGCTGATGGAAACAAAGATGGTCGAGTTTCCTTACCAGAAGCAAAGTCGGCATGGGCTCTTCTGCAGCTAAATGAGTTTCTGCTTATGGTGATCCTCCAGGATAAAGAACACACCCCAAAATTGATGGGGTTTTGTGGCGATCTCTATGTGATGGAAAGAGTTGAATATACCTCTCTCTATGGAATAAGCCTTCCATGGATCTTAGAACTTTTCATTCCCTCTAGTTTCAGAAGAAGCATGGACCAGTGGTTTACTCCATCATGGCCTAGAAAGGCAAAAATTGCTATAGGGCTTTTAGAATTTGTGGAAGACATTTTTCATGGACCTTATGGGAATTTTCTTATGTGTGATACCAGTGCCAAAAACTTGGGTTATAATGATAAATATGACTTGAAAATGGTGGACATGAGAAAAATTGTGCCAGAAATTAATTTGAAGGAATTAATTAAAAATCGTCACTGTGAGTCTGACTTGGACTGTGTTTATGGTACAGACTGTAGAACTCTCTGCGACCAAAGTAAAATGAAATGTGCCACAGAAATAATTCAGCCCAACTTGGCAAAAGTATGCCAGTTACTAAAAGACTATCTGCTTTGCGGTGCTCCGTCAGAAATACGTGAAGAGTTAGAGAAACAACTGTATTCTTGTATTGCCCTTAAAGTCACAGCAAACCAGATGGAAATGGAACATTCTTTAATACTAAACAACTTAAAAACTTTATTGTGGAAGAAAATATCCCATACAAATGATTCTTAG
- the DIPK1A gene encoding divergent protein kinase domain 1A isoform X2: protein MRMKYLFISWLAVFIGSWIIYVQYSTYTELCRGHDCKKIICDKYKTGVIDGSACSSLCAKETLYFGKCLSTKPNNQMYLGIWGNLQGVIKCQMEETIHLDLGTEPEPKKEIVLFDKPTRGTTVQKFKEMVYGLLKRKMGEQGNLSELVNLILSVADGNKDGRVSLPEAKSAWALLQLNEFLLMVILQDKEHTPKLMGFCGDLYVMERVEYTSLYGISLPWILELFIPSSFRRSMDQWFTPSWPRKAKIAIGLLEFVEDIFHGPYGNFLMCDTSAKNLGYNDKYDLKMVDMRKIVPEINLKELIKNRHCESDLDCVYGTDCRTLCDQSKMKCATEIIQPNLAKVCQLLKDYLLCGAPSEIREELEKQLYSCIALKVTANQMEMEHSLILNNLKTLLWKKISHTNDS, encoded by the exons ATGCGAATGAAGTATCTCTTCATCTCTTGGTTAGCAGTATTTATTGGCAGTTGGATTATATATGTTCAGTACTCCACTTACACAGAGCTATGCAGAGGTCATGACTGTAAGAAAATAATA TGTGATAAATATAAGACTGGAGTTATTGATGGATCAGCTTGTAGTAGTCTTTGCGCTAAAGAAACTCTGTATTTTGGAAAATGTTTGTCAACAAAACCCAATAACCAG ATGTATTTAGGAATCTGGGGTAATCTACAAGGTGTTATAAAATGCCAGATGGAAGAAACTATTCATCTTGATCTTGGAACTGAACcagaaccaaaaaaagaaatagttctGTTTGATAAACCAACTAGAGGAACTACTGTTCAGAAATTCAAAGAAATGGTATATGGTCTTTTAAAA AGAAAGATGGGTGAACAGGGAAATCTTTCTGAACTGGTTAATCTCATCCTGTCAGTTGCTGATGGAAACAAAGATGGTCGAGTTTCCTTACCAGAAGCAAAGTCGGCATGGGCTCTTCTGCAGCTAAATGAGTTTCTGCTTATGGTGATCCTCCAGGATAAAGAACACACCCCAAAATTGATGGGGTTTTGTGGCGATCTCTATGTGATGGAAAGAGTTGAATATACCTCTCTCTATGGAATAAGCCTTCCATGGATCTTAGAACTTTTCATTCCCTCTAGTTTCAGAAGAAGCATGGACCAGTGGTTTACTCCATCATGGCCTAGAAAGGCAAAAATTGCTATAGGGCTTTTAGAATTTGTGGAAGACATTTTTCATGGACCTTATGGGAATTTTCTTATGTGTGATACCAGTGCCAAAAACTTGGGTTATAATGATAAATATGACTTGAAAATGGTGGACATGAGAAAAATTGTGCCAGAAATTAATTTGAAGGAATTAATTAAAAATCGTCACTGTGAGTCTGACTTGGACTGTGTTTATGGTACAGACTGTAGAACTCTCTGCGACCAAAGTAAAATGAAATGTGCCACAGAAATAATTCAGCCCAACTTGGCAAAAGTATGCCAGTTACTAAAAGACTATCTGCTTTGCGGTGCTCCGTCAGAAATACGTGAAGAGTTAGAGAAACAACTGTATTCTTGTATTGCCCTTAAAGTCACAGCAAACCAGATGGAAATGGAACATTCTTTAATACTAAACAACTTAAAAACTTTATTGTGGAAGAAAATATCCCATACAAATGATTCTTAG